From the Paraflavitalea soli genome, the window CGGGCCACCATCGATTCATCGTCTTCCATGAGGAGTTGTATCAATTGCTGGTGTTTGCCTGCTTTCCATTTTTGGTGGCGCAGGGCATCGATACAGGCGTTGCGGGTGGTAACATGCAGAAAGGTTTTGATCTTATGAATATTATCGAAGTTGGCGCGCAGTTTCCACAGCTTCACAAATGTTTCTGCTGTGATATCCCTGGCCTCCTGGGAATCGGGCACAAAATGCCTGGCGTAATAATAGATAGCAGTATAATGCAGGTTGTATATTTCTGCAAAGGCAGTTTCCACTCCTTGCCGGAACAGTTGTATTAATGCGTCTCCCGCTGATTTCATGAACAGGTCATTACAGGTT encodes:
- a CDS encoding RNA polymerase sigma-70 factor encodes the protein MKSAGDALIQLFRQGVETAFAEIYNLHYTAIYYYARHFVPDSQEARDITAETFVKLWKLRANFDNIHKIKTFLHVTTRNACIDALRHQKWKAGKHQQLIQLLMEDDESMVARNNSPMAAATRFVNGLVEGELLSRIYEEIENLPPQRKIIFKLSYLDGMKNGEIAAQLNISIQTVQNQKTIALKFLRLSVLTQKMA